A genome region from Geobacter pickeringii includes the following:
- the cas6 gene encoding CRISPR system precrRNA processing endoribonuclease RAMP protein Cas6 — protein sequence MDITFVKLVIGTRLESDVTDPWLPFRIRETFQEAFRSAVGCEEESCERCRGEDECPYRSIFSQSLSSDPAMVRRHQKPPLPFAFQFPVLPAVPNKGERFEVGLTLVGSAVMHGNLFLSALASCFAGQGGNVLPARIDTVETVGYFGERSPWSFEGDATPHLLSASGLLATGVFGDRMTLRLLTPLKLLQEGRPQRSFSFPKFFRPLQRRVTSLAASYGEGDVTGDFRWLSSECERVSVGGSMEWVAWRRGTIAGMVGEAVLSGVREEFLPFLLFGQYLNLGKGAAFGLGQFAVRPQFP from the coding sequence ATGGATATCACCTTCGTGAAACTGGTGATCGGCACACGTTTGGAAAGCGATGTGACGGACCCTTGGCTGCCGTTCCGCATCAGGGAAACGTTTCAGGAGGCGTTCCGGTCGGCTGTGGGATGCGAGGAGGAGAGTTGCGAACGGTGCCGGGGAGAGGATGAGTGCCCGTACCGGTCGATATTTTCCCAATCCTTGAGCAGCGATCCGGCGATGGTTCGGCGACACCAGAAGCCCCCCTTGCCCTTCGCGTTTCAGTTCCCGGTGCTCCCTGCCGTTCCGAACAAAGGTGAACGGTTTGAAGTGGGGCTCACCCTCGTAGGAAGCGCGGTCATGCATGGAAACCTCTTCCTTTCGGCGCTTGCGAGCTGTTTCGCGGGGCAGGGCGGCAATGTTCTGCCTGCACGGATTGACACGGTTGAGACGGTGGGATATTTCGGCGAACGGAGTCCCTGGTCATTTGAAGGAGATGCGACTCCTCACCTCCTCTCGGCTTCCGGTCTTCTGGCGACAGGAGTGTTTGGCGACAGGATGACTCTGAGGCTGCTTACCCCGCTCAAGCTCCTGCAGGAGGGGAGGCCACAGCGGAGTTTCTCCTTTCCGAAGTTTTTCCGTCCGCTCCAGAGGCGTGTCACCTCTCTTGCTGCCTCCTATGGCGAAGGTGACGTCACGGGCGATTTCCGCTGGCTTTCCAGCGAGTGCGAGAGGGTGTCGGTTGGTGGCAGCATGGAGTGGGTCGCGTGGCGTCGCGGGACGATCGCTGGGATGGTGGGCGAAGCGGTTCTCTCCGGTGTACGGGAGGAGTTCCTGCCGTTTCTTCTGTTCGGTCAGTACCTCAATCTCGGGAAAGGGGCGGCGTTTGGGCTCGGGCAGTTTGCCGTTCGGCCCCAATTCCCGTGA
- the malQ gene encoding 4-alpha-glucanotransferase yields the protein MHRKRKSGILLHPTSLPGPDGIGSLGRECRHFLDFLEAAGQSLWQVLPLGPAAYGNSPYSCYSAFAGNPLFIDLPTLAEEGDLAGGESLEFPVDYVDFAVVESHKTRRLKEAATHFHTQAERERKEEFWHFCDTTPWLHDYALFMALKEHFRGKSWNDWPREIARREPAALEKYSVKLGTAIGEQKYIQWQFFRQWYRIREYANGKGIAIVGDIPIFVAFDSADVWVSPELFYLDEKGKPTVVAGVPPDYFSKSGQRWGNPLYNWDVMAERGYGWWIERFRNSFALHDVVRIDHFRGFEGYWEIPAREKTAVKGRWVPGPGAALFDTLVGVFGQLPIIAEDLGVITPEVESLRDRYRFPGMKILQFAFDSGGGNPYLPHNYTPDCVVYSGTHDNDTTVGWFHALSPHQRELVLAYTGTGGRDIAWELIRLGLSSVAGMAIFPLQDILGCDGSCRMNLPGTPRGNWSWRFPPGLLTDRLAARLHELTALFGRK from the coding sequence ATGCACCGCAAACGCAAGAGCGGCATCCTTCTTCACCCCACCTCGCTTCCGGGACCCGATGGGATTGGCTCCCTGGGCAGAGAGTGCCGCCATTTCCTCGACTTTCTCGAGGCCGCCGGCCAGAGCCTCTGGCAGGTGCTTCCGCTCGGGCCGGCGGCCTACGGGAACTCACCCTACTCGTGCTATTCGGCCTTTGCCGGGAATCCTCTCTTCATCGATCTCCCCACCCTTGCGGAGGAGGGGGACCTCGCCGGTGGAGAGTCGCTGGAGTTTCCCGTTGATTACGTCGATTTTGCCGTGGTTGAGAGCCATAAGACGAGGAGGCTCAAGGAGGCCGCCACCCATTTCCACACCCAGGCGGAACGGGAACGCAAGGAGGAGTTCTGGCATTTCTGCGATACCACTCCCTGGCTCCACGATTACGCATTGTTCATGGCGCTCAAGGAGCATTTCAGGGGGAAAAGCTGGAATGACTGGCCCCGTGAGATCGCCCGACGGGAGCCGGCGGCGCTGGAAAAGTATTCGGTCAAACTTGGCACCGCCATTGGCGAGCAGAAATACATCCAGTGGCAATTCTTCCGCCAGTGGTACCGGATCAGGGAGTACGCCAACGGGAAGGGGATCGCCATCGTCGGCGACATCCCGATCTTCGTCGCCTTCGATTCTGCCGACGTCTGGGTCAGTCCCGAGCTCTTCTACCTCGATGAGAAGGGGAAACCCACCGTCGTGGCCGGAGTGCCGCCTGACTATTTCAGCAAGAGCGGCCAGAGATGGGGTAACCCCCTCTATAACTGGGACGTCATGGCGGAGCGCGGGTACGGGTGGTGGATCGAGCGGTTCCGCAATTCGTTTGCTTTGCACGATGTGGTTCGGATCGACCATTTCCGCGGTTTCGAAGGGTATTGGGAGATCCCCGCCCGGGAAAAAACTGCCGTGAAGGGGCGCTGGGTGCCGGGGCCGGGAGCCGCGCTCTTCGATACCCTTGTCGGTGTCTTCGGACAGCTCCCGATCATCGCCGAAGACCTGGGGGTCATTACCCCTGAGGTGGAGTCCCTGCGCGACCGCTACCGCTTCCCCGGCATGAAGATACTGCAGTTCGCCTTCGATTCCGGCGGCGGCAACCCTTATCTCCCCCACAACTACACGCCGGATTGCGTCGTTTATTCCGGCACTCACGACAACGATACGACGGTAGGATGGTTTCACGCCCTTTCTCCGCACCAGCGGGAACTCGTTCTTGCGTATACCGGAACCGGTGGTCGGGACATTGCGTGGGAGCTGATCCGGCTCGGCCTCTCGTCGGTGGCCGGCATGGCCATTTTTCCGCTTCAGGATATCCTCGGCTGTGACGGTTCCTGCCGGATGAACCTCCCCGGCACCCCGCGGGGGAACTGGTCGTGGCGATTCCCCCCCGGTCTTCTCACTGACCGGCTTGCCGCGCGTCTGCATGAATTGACGGCGCTGTTCGGCAGAAAATAG
- a CDS encoding O-acetylhomoserine aminocarboxypropyltransferase/cysteine synthase family protein has protein sequence MADHKQNFDTLALHAGQVPDSATLSRAVPIYQTSSYVFTSSEHAANLFGLKEFGNIYTRIMNPTSDVLEKRLAELDGGVGALTVASGQAAITYAVLNIAQAGQNIVSTSYLYGGTYNLFHYTLPKLGIEVKFVDTSDPENVRRAIDGNTRLVYSESVGNPKNNVDDFEAIATIAHEAGIPFVVDNTVTTPYLFKPLEHGADIVVYSLTKFICGHGTSIGGAVVDGGTFPWNNGKFPEFTEPDPSYHGLKFWEALGNLSYILKMRVTLLRDMGACLSPFNSFLFLQGLETLPVRMARHVENAQKVAEWLENHPLVSWVNYPGLASHNDHGRAKKYLPKGAGAIIGFGIRGGLEAGKRFIDNVKLLSHLANIGDAKSLVIHPASTTHQQLSEEEQRSTGVTADFIRLSVGIEDATDIIADIDQALAASQV, from the coding sequence ATGGCAGACCACAAGCAGAACTTCGATACCCTCGCCCTCCACGCGGGACAGGTTCCCGACTCCGCAACGCTTTCCCGGGCGGTTCCCATCTACCAGACCTCCTCCTATGTCTTCACGAGCTCGGAGCACGCCGCCAACCTCTTCGGGCTCAAGGAGTTCGGCAATATCTACACGCGGATCATGAACCCGACCAGCGACGTGCTGGAAAAACGGCTCGCCGAACTTGACGGCGGAGTGGGAGCCCTGACCGTCGCCTCGGGACAGGCGGCCATTACCTATGCGGTGCTCAACATCGCCCAGGCCGGCCAGAACATCGTCTCCACGAGCTATCTCTACGGGGGGACCTATAACCTGTTCCACTACACGCTTCCGAAGCTCGGCATCGAGGTGAAGTTCGTCGATACTTCCGACCCCGAGAACGTCCGGCGCGCCATTGACGGGAACACCCGCCTCGTCTATTCCGAGTCGGTCGGCAACCCCAAAAATAACGTCGATGACTTCGAGGCCATTGCCACGATCGCCCACGAGGCAGGAATTCCCTTTGTCGTGGACAACACGGTGACGACGCCGTACCTGTTCAAGCCGCTGGAGCACGGGGCCGACATCGTGGTCTATTCCCTTACCAAATTCATTTGCGGCCACGGGACGAGCATCGGCGGGGCGGTGGTGGATGGGGGGACCTTTCCGTGGAACAACGGGAAATTCCCCGAGTTCACCGAGCCCGACCCCTCGTATCATGGCCTGAAATTCTGGGAGGCCCTCGGCAATCTTTCCTACATCCTCAAAATGAGAGTAACCCTCCTGCGGGATATGGGAGCGTGCCTCTCGCCGTTCAACAGCTTCCTTTTCCTCCAGGGGCTCGAGACCCTGCCGGTCCGGATGGCCCGGCATGTGGAGAATGCCCAGAAGGTGGCCGAGTGGCTCGAGAATCACCCCCTGGTTTCGTGGGTCAACTATCCCGGTCTGGCAAGCCACAACGATCACGGTCGGGCGAAGAAATACCTGCCGAAGGGGGCGGGGGCGATCATCGGTTTCGGCATCAGGGGGGGACTGGAGGCTGGCAAGCGCTTCATCGACAATGTGAAGCTCCTTTCCCACCTCGCCAATATCGGCGATGCCAAGTCGCTGGTCATCCACCCCGCGTCGACCACCCATCAGCAACTGAGCGAGGAGGAACAGCGCTCCACCGGCGTCACGGCGGACTTCATCAGGCTCTCTGTCGGAATTGAAGATGCCACCGACATCATCGCCGATATCGATCAGGCCCTTGCGGCCTCCCAAGTGTGA
- the ftsH gene encoding ATP-dependent zinc metalloprotease FtsH yields MGQSVWKPMLWMLILLVGFNFFYAYVARQGVESGAVISYSRFKDELAADNIGKITIKGNAISGEFRRKVSIADTTSGQRGQRDVTKFTTVKPGIEDLDLMAELQAKKVEVTALTTETSPVVSGLLYLLPWVLIIGIWWLAMRGVKGQGPGAMMGGFAKSGAKTYAVSDRGRVTFEDVAGMESAKLELREIVEYLQDPKKFQRIGGKVPKGVLLVGPPGTGKTLLARAVAGEAGVTFLSISASQFIEMFVGVGAGRVRDLFATAKKSAPSIIFIDEIDAVGRSRGAGLGGGHDEREQTLNQLLSEMDGFDPHDEVIVMAATNRPDVLDQALLRPGRFDRHVVIDRPDWRDREKILQVHTRKIPLDKDVDLSVIARGTPGMTGADLESLVNEAAILAARENASTVTMEQMERAKDKVLMGGERKMFISEQEKRITAYHEAGHTLVAKMLPGTDPVHKVTIIPRGQALGVTQQLPEDDRYHYSKKYLMNRLAVALGGRVAERVVFGDLSTGAQNDLKVVNDLAEKMICQWGMSDRIGAMTFRRGEEHPFLGRKLAEEKIFSEQMAWLIDQEIAAFIKEAELKAEEVIGCNRDKLDALVEVLLYEETLDGKRIDEVLSGVG; encoded by the coding sequence ATGGGCCAATCGGTCTGGAAACCGATGTTGTGGATGCTGATCCTGCTTGTGGGATTCAACTTTTTCTATGCCTATGTGGCCCGGCAGGGTGTGGAGAGTGGCGCCGTCATATCCTACAGCCGTTTCAAGGATGAGCTGGCTGCCGATAATATCGGGAAGATCACCATCAAGGGGAATGCCATCAGCGGCGAGTTCCGGCGCAAGGTGTCGATTGCCGATACCACGTCCGGACAGCGTGGACAGCGCGATGTTACCAAGTTCACTACCGTCAAGCCGGGCATCGAGGACCTGGATCTCATGGCGGAACTCCAGGCGAAGAAGGTGGAGGTCACGGCGCTCACCACCGAGACATCACCGGTGGTGAGTGGGCTGCTCTACCTTCTGCCATGGGTGCTGATCATCGGCATCTGGTGGCTTGCGATGCGCGGGGTGAAGGGGCAGGGGCCCGGCGCCATGATGGGCGGTTTTGCCAAGTCGGGGGCCAAGACCTATGCCGTGAGCGACCGGGGGAGGGTGACGTTCGAGGACGTGGCCGGCATGGAAAGCGCCAAGCTGGAACTTCGTGAAATCGTCGAGTACCTCCAGGATCCGAAAAAGTTTCAGCGGATCGGCGGCAAGGTGCCGAAGGGGGTTCTCCTCGTCGGGCCGCCGGGGACGGGCAAGACGCTCCTGGCCCGGGCCGTGGCGGGAGAGGCGGGGGTTACGTTCCTCAGCATCTCGGCGTCCCAGTTCATTGAAATGTTTGTTGGCGTGGGTGCGGGGAGGGTGAGAGATCTTTTCGCAACGGCAAAGAAATCGGCCCCGAGCATCATCTTCATCGACGAGATCGATGCCGTGGGGAGGAGCCGTGGCGCAGGCCTCGGAGGGGGGCACGACGAGCGCGAACAGACCCTTAACCAGCTTTTGTCGGAAATGGACGGCTTTGATCCCCACGACGAGGTGATCGTCATGGCGGCCACCAACAGGCCGGATGTCCTCGACCAGGCCCTGCTCCGTCCCGGCCGCTTCGATCGGCATGTGGTGATCGACCGTCCTGACTGGCGCGATCGCGAGAAGATACTCCAGGTCCATACCCGCAAGATCCCCCTCGACAAGGATGTGGACCTCTCCGTCATTGCCCGCGGAACTCCCGGGATGACCGGCGCCGATCTGGAAAGTCTCGTCAACGAAGCGGCGATCCTTGCGGCGCGAGAAAACGCCTCTACGGTGACGATGGAGCAGATGGAGCGCGCCAAGGACAAGGTGCTCATGGGGGGGGAACGGAAGATGTTCATCTCCGAGCAGGAAAAGCGGATAACCGCATACCACGAAGCCGGTCATACGCTTGTGGCGAAGATGCTCCCCGGGACCGACCCGGTCCACAAGGTCACCATCATACCCCGGGGACAGGCGCTTGGCGTGACCCAGCAGCTCCCCGAAGACGACCGTTACCACTATTCGAAGAAATACCTGATGAACCGCCTCGCCGTGGCCCTCGGTGGGAGGGTGGCGGAGCGGGTCGTGTTTGGCGACCTGTCGACGGGGGCCCAGAACGACCTCAAGGTGGTCAATGACCTGGCCGAGAAGATGATCTGCCAGTGGGGGATGAGCGACCGAATCGGGGCGATGACGTTCCGGCGAGGGGAGGAGCATCCGTTCCTGGGGCGCAAGCTCGCGGAGGAAAAGATTTTTTCCGAACAGATGGCGTGGCTCATCGACCAGGAGATCGCCGCGTTCATCAAGGAAGCGGAGCTGAAGGCCGAGGAGGTAATCGGCTGTAACCGTGATAAGCTCGATGCCCTCGTCGAGGTTCTTCTCTACGAGGAGACCCTGGACGGAAAGCGCATCGACGAGGTGCTGTCGGGCGTCGGTTAG